One part of the Sorangiineae bacterium MSr11954 genome encodes these proteins:
- a CDS encoding secondary thiamine-phosphate synthase enzyme YjbQ codes for MKSFTEYMTMHTRNRRELVHLTPTLKTILDRTDISEGFMLVSAMHITAGVFVNDNEPGLHHDIWKWLQDLAPAGPDYEHHRTGEDNGDAHLKSLLIHHEVTLPITKKKLDLGPWQEVFYAEFDGQRDKRVIVKVLGF; via the coding sequence ATGAAGTCGTTCACCGAGTACATGACCATGCACACGCGCAACCGGCGCGAGCTGGTGCACTTGACGCCCACGCTGAAGACCATCCTCGACCGGACCGATATCAGCGAGGGGTTCATGCTCGTTAGCGCCATGCACATCACCGCAGGTGTCTTCGTGAATGACAACGAGCCCGGGCTGCACCACGATATCTGGAAGTGGCTGCAGGATCTGGCGCCCGCCGGCCCCGACTACGAGCACCACCGAACGGGCGAGGACAACGGCGATGCCCACCTGAAATCGCTGCTCATCCACCACGAGGTGACCTTGCCCATCACCAAGAAGAAGCTCGACTTGGGGCCGTGGCAGGAGGTCTTCTACGCGGAGTTCGACGGTCAGCGGGACAAGCGGGTCATCGTGAAAGTGCTGGGATTTTGA